The Betaproteobacteria bacterium region CACGTTGTGCCGCCGCAGCCAGACCCACCATCTGAGCTGGACCCGTATGCGCCGGCTCATCGCGCACTGGTTGCCTCCCGCACGCATCTGCCACCCTTACCCCAACCAGCGTCTGATCGTCACGACCCAAGGCAGGAGCCGTATGCGGTAATCCCGCTCGTACGGATCTGTGGAGGGGGTGATGGGTGACCGTCATTCCTACTCCGACTTACTCGGTCGCCGATCGGGCGATGTCCCCATAGTTGACCACCACGCTGCCGCGAGCCTTCGCGAGGAGGGTGGCGAACGGGTCCTGGACGCGGAACAAGCGTGGCGTCGCCGAATCGCAATCGAATGCGGCGTAAAGCCAATACTTCTCGCGCAGAATGCAGGCACGTGCCCATTCGTTCTCCAACAATTCGATGTGCGTGGCGCCAGTCCGGCCCTTGACCTCGATCATTCGGATCTTCCCATCGGGACGTTTCGAATGCAGGTCGAATCCCGGATAGTCCGAAAGCCCGACGACACGGGCCTTTTCGGGCGTGGATACATCGCGGACATCCGCGCCAAGGCTGGCTTCATGCGCGATTGCCAGCTCCATCGCGATCCGCTCGACCTGCGCATCGCGGGCCTTGATATCTTCGATGGCATTCGAGGGCTGTACCAGCGCGGTCGCGATGATCTCGACCCTGCCAGAGCCGATGAGCTCGACTTCGCGTCGAGCTTGCGCGATGGCAAGCTCGCGTCGATCCGATAGTCCGCGCTGCTGCAGCTTGATCCGATCCAGTTCTTCATCGGCCTTCTTGTCTCCGCCCCGAGACCGATCGGTATAGCGCTTGCGGGCCGAGGCGAGCTCGGATTCCTGGTAATCATAGGCGCGGCGCAGATACGCTTCCGTCTGCTCGAGTCGGCTGCGAGCGCTCAGCGTCTGCAGCTCGCATAGCTGCGCGAGCAGCGCATCGCGCGCGTATTGGTATGCGGCCTCCCGATACGCGTCCCCTTGTGCCAGGAACGGCACGGCCGCCGGATCGACCTTCGTCCCCGGCTTCAGCAGTAGCAGTTGTTCGACCGGCGCCTCTACCATCCGGTTGTCCGCGAACTGGCGGATGCCGATCAATCGCTCGTCCATCACTTCGTCTCGATGCAACGATGCAAAGTCGTGGTCGGCACTACGCACAACGCTCACGCGCGCGACATGAAAGAGATACGGCTGGGTCGCGGACGGATCGGTGAACACCGCGCCCTGCCGGCCTGCCGAGCGGCAGCGCTCGATGGCCAGAACGGACAGGCGATCGAACACGGGTTCGCCGGGGTGGAGAAATATGGCATCGCGCTTGTCGTCGGGCCGATAAACGGTCAGACGGCTGCGTGCCGAGTCGGGGTAGCTCTCGATCAGCGGCAATACGCCATCGAGGGCGCCGCGCGTGCGGGCGCGGAGAAAGAATTCCGAATCGAGATCGCCGATCAGGTCCACTCCGATCTCCGGCGCCGCGTGCTCCAGGTAACGGCGGACGTAACCAGGCAGGAGCCGGCGCATCTCTTCGATATTCAGGGCTTCTTTGAGCCGCGCAAGCTGAGCCACGACCTCGCCGCCCTTACCGTAGATTGCCTCCTCACGCGCTGCGATCGCGCGAACCTGCTCGATCGTCAACTGGCCTGCGAGCTCGATCGCCTCTCGATCCGCCGCGTCATCCGAGAGAATCGCCTTCTGCAAATAGTCGGTGAGAGGAAAATCTTCGAACACCCGTCCGATCACGTCGAAGACTTTGTCGGACCCGAGTGCGACGCGGATATCCTCGAGTTTGTCGAGCAGCGTCTTGACGACCCGGCCTTCGCGCGTTCTGCCCGCGACCAGATTCAGCACGACGACACGGTCCTTCTTTTGGCCATAGCGGTGGATACGGCCCATGCGCTGTTCGAGCCGGGCGGGGTTCCAGGGCACGTCGTAATTGACCAGCACCCAGCAGAACTGGAGATTGATGCCTTCGGCCGCGGCATCGGTCCCGACGAAGAATCGGGCACCGGCCTCCGCCCCGGACGATTCGTGCGGCCGCCGAAATCGCTCGACCTGCGCGTCGCGTTGCTGATAGTCGAGCCCGCCATGGATGAAGGCCACCTGGCCCGCGTGCCCCATGGCTTCCAGCCGGCGCACCAGGAATTCGAGCGTGTCCCGATGCTCGGTGTAGATGATGATCTTCTGATCGGCGAAGCGCGGATCGCGCAGCAGCTCGCGCATCTTCTCGAACTTCGACTCCTGGCTGCGATCGTTGACGCGCTCCGCCAGACGGATCAGCTCGCGGACTCGGCCGCGCTCGTCGATGAGCTCTGCACACGTGGTCGCGATGAACGCGCCCAGCGCCTCGGCTTCGTCCTTCTCGTGTTCCTCGATGCCGCCCTCGGTCGATTCCTCGTCCGCGGACTTGTCGTTCAGGGCATCGCGCAGCTGCCGATCGAGCTTGCGCTGGCGCTCGCGCAATTGCTCCTCGGGGATGCGGCCGGACTGGATGTCGTCGATGAGCGCATCCAGTCGCTCATGGCGTCTGCGGAACGAGCACAACAGCGCCCAGGTGCTGCTTGCCAGACGGCGCTGGAAGACCGTCATCGCGAAGCGCGCGGCGGAGCGATTCAGCAGCCGCGCCTGGTTGTAGTAGTGGCGGATGTACTTGGTGGTTTCGTCGTAGAGCGTCTGCTCGCTGACCGGACCTTGGCTCAAGTCGTAGCTATGGGTGTCGCAGATGCGCACCGGATAGAGCGGCTGGCCGCGCAGGTCGACCATCTCCTCCTTGACCCGGCGCATGAAGTAACGCGGCCGGGCGTCGGCCGGGAATAGCTTGAATGCGGTCTCGGTGCTGAACAGGTCCGGCTCGAGCAACCGCCACAGGCAGTAATAGGGATACTCCTTACCCATGTGCGGCGTTGCCGTGAGGAGCAGCAGATGATGCGCGCTCCAGGGCAGGCGCCAGTCTTCCGGCGTATCGCGCACGCCCGCGAGCGCCT contains the following coding sequences:
- a CDS encoding helix-turn-helix domain-containing protein — encoded protein: MMPAEIRNLRKALGLTQQSLAALLGVSFATLNRWENGQVHPSRLALGKLQALQKNGAPPSTDPPLKIIEAARSETRLDFMGDANRLRVLVEGERLSYGHLFNPAFGAEISEIDPLPHQRIAVYERMLPQPRLRFLLADDAGAGKTIMTGLYVRESLSRRTIRRVLIVPPAGLVGNWARELRKLFQLRFRIATSADARRANPFAGPDSDLVIASVDSLRADTLFKALGEPSVPPYDLVVFDEAHKLSANRDSDGTFRPTDRYRLAEALAGVRDTPEDWRLPWSAHHLLLLTATPHMGKEYPYYCLWRLLEPDLFSTETAFKLFPADARPRYFMRRVKEEMVDLRGQPLYPVRICDTHSYDLSQGPVSEQTLYDETTKYIRHYYNQARLLNRSAARFAMTVFQRRLASSTWALLCSFRRRHERLDALIDDIQSGRIPEEQLRERQRKLDRQLRDALNDKSADEESTEGGIEEHEKDEAEALGAFIATTCAELIDERGRVRELIRLAERVNDRSQESKFEKMRELLRDPRFADQKIIIYTEHRDTLEFLVRRLEAMGHAGQVAFIHGGLDYQQRDAQVERFRRPHESSGAEAGARFFVGTDAAAEGINLQFCWVLVNYDVPWNPARLEQRMGRIHRYGQKKDRVVVLNLVAGRTREGRVVKTLLDKLEDIRVALGSDKVFDVIGRVFEDFPLTDYLQKAILSDDAADREAIELAGQLTIEQVRAIAAREEAIYGKGGEVVAQLARLKEALNIEEMRRLLPGYVRRYLEHAAPEIGVDLIGDLDSEFFLRARTRGALDGVLPLIESYPDSARSRLTVYRPDDKRDAIFLHPGEPVFDRLSVLAIERCRSAGRQGAVFTDPSATQPYLFHVARVSVVRSADHDFASLHRDEVMDERLIGIRQFADNRMVEAPVEQLLLLKPGTKVDPAAVPFLAQGDAYREAAYQYARDALLAQLCELQTLSARSRLEQTEAYLRRAYDYQESELASARKRYTDRSRGGDKKADEELDRIKLQQRGLSDRRELAIAQARREVELIGSGRVEIIATALVQPSNAIEDIKARDAQVERIAMELAIAHEASLGADVRDVSTPEKARVVGLSDYPGFDLHSKRPDGKIRMIEVKGRTGATHIELLENEWARACILREKYWLYAAFDCDSATPRLFRVQDPFATLLAKARGSVVVNYGDIARSATE